From Spirosoma aerolatum, one genomic window encodes:
- a CDS encoding universal stress protein has product MKDLTIKRILVPIDLDHSSQEIMNLAVAMSQRHNAHIRLLYVISPEHYTFPSTNSFMVSMPREDIVDRETRRLQEQADALLSEFSIEYSVECRIGAIAERIVEAATEFKADLIVMGTHGPAGLLHYVMGSEAFHVINQSACPVLTIPEQASVGEFKELLFPVRPIPEAIVKYEFARAIALENQAHITVLGIADGLDTEAGKAIDVDMALLTSQIVDDALETDSLLAQTNAVEAVLQHAEEQNADLIVITADRAADIRHLFVGPFFKQIISQSKRPVLCVKPETPVPGQPVRGATIPLFPIMDQLSFPLNPA; this is encoded by the coding sequence ATGAAAGATTTAACTATAAAGCGAATACTGGTTCCCATCGATCTGGATCATAGTTCTCAGGAAATCATGAATCTGGCTGTCGCCATGAGCCAACGACACAACGCTCACATCCGGCTACTGTATGTCATTAGCCCTGAGCATTACACTTTTCCTTCTACAAATAGCTTCATGGTATCGATGCCCCGTGAGGATATAGTTGATAGAGAAACCCGGCGATTACAGGAACAGGCCGATGCCCTACTGAGTGAGTTTTCGATTGAGTACTCTGTCGAATGCCGTATCGGAGCTATCGCTGAGCGAATTGTAGAAGCGGCTACCGAATTTAAGGCAGACCTGATCGTAATGGGTACACATGGCCCTGCAGGTTTGTTACACTACGTCATGGGCTCCGAAGCCTTTCATGTGATCAATCAGAGCGCTTGTCCTGTGCTAACCATACCCGAGCAGGCCAGTGTAGGTGAGTTTAAAGAACTACTTTTTCCAGTTCGACCTATTCCTGAGGCTATTGTGAAATATGAATTTGCCCGGGCTATTGCGCTTGAAAATCAGGCGCATATTACCGTTCTAGGCATAGCCGACGGATTGGATACCGAAGCGGGTAAAGCCATTGATGTTGATATGGCATTGTTGACAAGTCAGATCGTAGACGACGCTCTTGAGACAGATTCACTACTGGCACAAACCAATGCCGTAGAGGCCGTTTTGCAGCATGCTGAGGAACAGAATGCCGATTTAATCGTTATCACGGCTGATCGGGCCGCCGACATTCGACACCTGTTCGTCGGGCCTTTCTTTAAACAGATTATCAGTCAGTCCAAACGACCTGTGTTATGCGTGAAACCAGAAACCCCAGTTCCTGGTCAACCGGTCCGTGGCGCAACCATACCACTATTCCCGATAATGGATCAATTGAGTTTCCCCCTAAACCCCGCTTAG
- the treF gene encoding alpha,alpha-trehalase TreF — protein MKQYHRIQYFLLLVFFFGGLPASQGQQVLKNSSLEQRSLPGPDEQFGKLFEAVQLKAVFPDSKTFADCIPNYPPEAILASYEKARQRNDFNLKTFVLQQFTLPTKPASGYTSRIGQSASQHITDLWPVLTRPATPRSKSGEQVGSLIPLPNPYVVPGGRFGEIYYWDSYFTMMGLRASGKTALIRNMVDNFAHLIRTFGFIPNGNRTYFLSRSQPPFFSFMVNLLTEIQGRRALLTYLPELQQEYAFWMDGKDQLTTQQPVYRRVVQLAEGVYLNRYYDDQSTPRPESYREDVQLARHAKNPSVLFRHLRAAAESGWDFSSRWFRDGKNLRTIHTTDFIPVDLNALLVNLEQTLADGYRLKGDLTRSKAYEQLAQQRRMAIQRYCWNPKSGFFFDYDFVTRKPSSVYSLAGVYPLFVKIATSAQAVAVARRLEQSFLKPGGLTTTLQTTGQQWDAPNGWAPLQWITIQGLRTYHQVPLANKIKTYWVAENLRVYRASGKMVEKYDVISTAAAKGGEYPNQDGFGWTNGVLVKLLSEK, from the coding sequence ATGAAACAATACCATCGGATTCAATACTTTTTATTACTTGTTTTCTTTTTTGGTGGTCTACCCGCCAGTCAGGGGCAGCAGGTCCTCAAAAACTCCAGTCTAGAGCAACGATCCTTACCAGGTCCCGACGAGCAATTCGGTAAGTTATTTGAAGCCGTTCAGCTAAAAGCGGTTTTCCCCGATTCGAAAACATTTGCCGACTGCATTCCCAACTACCCGCCAGAAGCCATTCTGGCCAGCTACGAGAAAGCCCGGCAGCGTAACGACTTCAACTTAAAAACGTTTGTTTTACAGCAGTTTACGCTACCTACCAAGCCCGCATCGGGCTACACAAGTCGTATTGGTCAATCAGCGAGTCAGCACATAACGGATTTATGGCCTGTACTCACTCGCCCGGCCACGCCCCGGTCTAAATCAGGGGAACAGGTAGGATCGCTGATTCCCTTACCTAATCCGTACGTCGTGCCCGGTGGGCGTTTTGGGGAGATTTATTACTGGGATAGCTATTTTACGATGATGGGCCTTCGGGCTTCGGGCAAAACTGCACTTATCAGAAATATGGTCGATAACTTCGCCCACCTGATCCGTACGTTTGGTTTTATTCCCAACGGAAACCGAACGTATTTTCTGAGTCGGTCACAACCGCCGTTTTTCTCGTTCATGGTCAATCTGCTCACAGAAATTCAAGGGCGTCGGGCGTTACTCACCTATTTGCCTGAACTCCAGCAGGAGTATGCTTTCTGGATGGATGGCAAAGACCAGTTAACAACGCAACAACCGGTTTACCGACGGGTGGTACAATTGGCCGAAGGTGTGTATCTGAATCGTTACTATGACGACCAATCGACCCCGCGCCCGGAATCGTATCGGGAGGATGTTCAACTGGCCCGGCATGCCAAAAACCCATCGGTTCTTTTCCGACATCTTCGGGCTGCGGCTGAGTCGGGTTGGGATTTCAGCAGTCGGTGGTTTCGCGATGGTAAAAATCTACGCACGATTCATACGACCGATTTTATTCCTGTCGATTTAAATGCGCTACTGGTCAATCTGGAGCAAACATTGGCAGATGGGTACCGGCTAAAAGGCGATCTGACTCGTTCGAAAGCCTATGAGCAACTGGCCCAGCAGCGTCGTATGGCCATCCAACGCTATTGCTGGAATCCTAAAAGCGGATTCTTCTTCGATTATGATTTCGTTACCCGCAAACCATCGTCGGTTTATTCGCTGGCAGGCGTGTACCCTCTTTTTGTAAAAATTGCTACGTCGGCCCAGGCTGTAGCGGTGGCCCGCAGACTGGAACAATCGTTTCTGAAGCCAGGCGGCCTAACGACGACACTGCAAACTACGGGGCAGCAGTGGGATGCCCCCAACGGCTGGGCACCGCTGCAATGGATAACCATTCAGGGACTTCGCACGTATCATCAGGTTCCGCTCGCCAACAAGATCAAGACGTATTGGGTGGCCGAAAATCTGCGCGTCTACAGAGCGTCGGGCAAGATGGTCGAAAAATACGATGTGATTAGTACAGCAGCGGCCAAAGGCGGAGAATATCCCAATCAGGACGGTTTCGGCTGGACTAACGGCGTGTTAGTCAAGTTACTCAGTGAGAAATAG
- the treS gene encoding maltose alpha-D-glucosyltransferase, which produces MTETNIDLQGNLQWYKDAIIYELHIKAFCDGNGDGIGDFQGLLQKLDYLQELGVTAIWLLPFYPSPLRDDGYDIADYYTINPSYGTIDQFKTLLHEAHQRNLKVITELVINHTSDQHPWFQRARKAPKGSPERDYYVWTDNPTQYNDVRIIFQDFEHSNWTWDHEAQQYYWHRFFHHQPDLNYDNPLVQSEIFNIIDYWCEMGVDGFRLDAVPYLFEREGTNGENLPETHAFLKQLRQHVDDHFPGVVFLAEANMWPEDAASYFGDGDECHMNYHFPVMPRLFMALQMEDRYPITDIFDQTPAIPENCQWAIFLRNHDELTLEMVTDEERDYMYKTYIKDPRSRINLGLRHRLAPLLSNNRKKIELMNSLLFSLPGTPVLYYGDEIGMGDNVYLGDRDGVRTPMQWSPDRNAGFSAANPHKLYLPTILDSEYHYESVNVETQRQNTSSLFWFMKRMMTLRKKYKAFGRGDLRFLNVENPKVLAFTRTYEEQTLLIIINLSKYAQPAEIELDGFGGYIPVELFSRNAFPAVSEREMYFFTLAPHDYQWFVLEKAPVNQTNPLQLPELHVALWGQILNHNTRERLETKVLPDYLLRTDWFQEKSVTMRSVSILNHAPLMLPVGSAYILLLEVSYERDLPEIFQLVVAFADELQSALLLHSCPQAVLADLHLGHESGVLCDGLYLPDVQQALLQKIAGENRPAEGNLVRQSKPMLTDYVVQHNAIKSKLAASGPAYASIVYDHCYVLKVYRKVDRSINPDAEMSWFLSEKAGFSNVPPFAGMLEMLVSGEPIMLAVMQKLVAQHGDGKQYVLERINNFIERILARNSAQLADAVNASLGTLSQPVSFAELGHETQELIGHRAAEQVRLLGKRIGQMHRALASDKTLGDFAPEEFSLHYQRSLYAGFQSLVRESYQTQKRNLQRLPEDVRQDVERILGRKEEVLALFKRIYGKKLVSTKIRIHGDLQLEKILLTGKDIAIQDFGGESGRSYSERRLKRSPLRDVASLIRSFYYVGYEGFLQTNQVTAKDTVPLLPYAEFWARCMSRFFMEAYLDTVRGSSFIPDDPDDLQMMLDTYLLEKAISDLNRELSHRPDWVRVPLQLIQSIIDRSGTPTKEFVPETVDGIGSF; this is translated from the coding sequence ATGACAGAAACGAACATAGATCTTCAGGGCAATCTCCAGTGGTATAAGGATGCCATTATTTACGAATTGCACATTAAAGCCTTTTGCGATGGCAATGGCGACGGCATCGGTGATTTTCAGGGTCTGCTTCAGAAACTGGACTACCTTCAGGAATTAGGCGTTACGGCGATCTGGCTGTTGCCCTTCTATCCGTCGCCCCTGCGCGATGACGGCTACGACATTGCGGATTACTACACCATTAACCCGTCGTATGGTACTATCGACCAGTTTAAAACGCTACTTCACGAAGCCCATCAGCGGAATCTGAAAGTTATTACAGAGCTGGTCATTAACCACACCTCCGATCAGCACCCCTGGTTTCAACGCGCCCGAAAAGCGCCAAAAGGATCGCCTGAACGCGATTACTATGTGTGGACCGACAACCCTACGCAATACAACGATGTCCGCATTATTTTCCAGGATTTCGAACACTCAAACTGGACCTGGGATCACGAAGCGCAGCAATACTACTGGCACCGCTTTTTTCATCACCAGCCGGATCTGAATTACGATAACCCGCTTGTTCAAAGCGAGATTTTTAACATCATCGACTACTGGTGCGAAATGGGTGTGGATGGCTTCCGGCTCGATGCCGTTCCGTATCTGTTCGAGCGGGAAGGCACCAATGGCGAAAACCTGCCCGAAACACACGCTTTCCTAAAACAGCTACGCCAGCACGTCGATGATCATTTTCCGGGGGTAGTGTTTCTGGCCGAAGCCAACATGTGGCCCGAAGATGCCGCGTCTTACTTTGGTGATGGCGATGAATGCCACATGAATTATCACTTCCCGGTCATGCCGCGTCTGTTTATGGCGTTGCAGATGGAAGATCGATACCCCATCACCGACATTTTCGATCAAACCCCCGCTATCCCCGAAAACTGCCAGTGGGCTATCTTTCTCCGCAACCACGATGAGCTGACACTGGAAATGGTTACCGACGAAGAACGGGACTATATGTACAAAACGTACATCAAAGATCCCCGATCCCGTATTAACCTCGGTCTCCGCCATCGACTGGCTCCCCTTCTGAGCAACAACCGGAAGAAAATCGAACTGATGAATTCTCTGCTCTTCTCGTTACCCGGTACACCCGTTCTGTATTACGGTGACGAAATCGGAATGGGCGACAACGTGTATCTGGGCGACCGCGATGGGGTTCGCACGCCCATGCAATGGTCACCTGATCGGAATGCGGGCTTTTCGGCTGCCAATCCGCATAAGCTGTATTTACCCACTATTCTCGATTCGGAGTACCATTACGAGTCCGTTAACGTTGAAACCCAGCGTCAGAATACCTCGTCGCTGTTCTGGTTTATGAAGCGGATGATGACGCTGCGGAAGAAATACAAAGCATTTGGCCGAGGGGATTTGAGGTTCCTGAACGTCGAAAATCCGAAAGTGCTGGCGTTTACCCGCACCTACGAAGAGCAGACTCTGCTGATTATCATCAACCTGTCGAAGTATGCACAACCTGCCGAAATTGAGCTGGATGGGTTCGGTGGGTATATACCCGTCGAGTTATTCAGCCGTAATGCGTTCCCGGCCGTTTCTGAACGGGAAATGTATTTCTTCACATTAGCTCCTCATGACTACCAATGGTTTGTACTGGAAAAAGCACCTGTAAATCAGACTAACCCGCTCCAGTTGCCCGAACTACACGTTGCTCTCTGGGGCCAAATTCTGAATCATAATACCCGCGAACGACTGGAAACGAAAGTGTTACCCGACTACCTGCTCCGAACCGACTGGTTCCAGGAAAAGAGCGTAACCATGCGAAGTGTTTCGATCCTGAACCATGCCCCACTGATGTTGCCGGTTGGATCGGCCTATATCCTGTTGCTTGAAGTGTCGTACGAGCGCGATCTGCCCGAAATTTTCCAGTTGGTCGTTGCCTTTGCCGATGAATTACAGTCCGCTCTTCTGCTGCATAGCTGCCCTCAGGCTGTACTGGCCGATCTGCATCTGGGTCATGAGTCGGGCGTACTCTGTGATGGGCTGTACTTACCTGACGTGCAGCAGGCATTACTCCAGAAGATAGCTGGGGAAAACAGGCCTGCAGAAGGTAACCTGGTACGCCAGAGTAAGCCAATGCTAACGGATTACGTAGTGCAGCACAACGCAATAAAGTCGAAACTGGCGGCTTCTGGCCCAGCCTATGCCTCTATTGTCTACGACCACTGTTACGTTCTGAAAGTATACCGGAAAGTAGACCGATCCATCAACCCGGATGCCGAGATGAGCTGGTTCCTTTCAGAAAAGGCTGGTTTTTCAAATGTCCCTCCGTTCGCGGGGATGCTTGAAATGCTTGTTTCTGGCGAACCAATCATGCTGGCCGTTATGCAGAAACTGGTAGCGCAGCATGGCGATGGCAAACAGTACGTACTGGAACGCATCAACAATTTCATTGAGCGGATTCTGGCCCGCAATTCAGCACAGTTGGCCGATGCGGTGAATGCCAGCCTGGGTACATTGAGTCAGCCCGTCTCCTTCGCTGAGCTTGGGCATGAAACCCAGGAGTTGATCGGGCATCGTGCCGCCGAGCAGGTGCGCCTTTTAGGGAAACGAATCGGACAGATGCACCGGGCACTGGCGTCTGACAAGACACTGGGAGATTTTGCCCCGGAAGAGTTTTCCCTGCATTATCAGCGCTCTTTATATGCCGGTTTTCAATCGCTGGTTCGCGAAAGCTACCAGACGCAGAAACGGAATCTTCAACGCCTTCCGGAAGATGTACGGCAGGATGTGGAACGAATACTAGGCCGAAAAGAAGAGGTTTTAGCCCTGTTCAAACGCATTTATGGTAAAAAACTGGTCAGCACAAAAATTCGTATTCATGGCGATCTGCAATTGGAAAAGATTCTGCTGACAGGAAAAGACATCGCTATTCAGGACTTCGGTGGCGAGTCGGGCCGGAGTTACAGCGAACGTCGATTGAAGCGGTCGCCCCTGCGCGATGTAGCATCCCTGATTCGCTCGTTTTACTACGTAGGCTACGAAGGTTTTTTACAGACAAATCAGGTTACGGCCAAAGACACGGTTCCCCTACTACCCTATGCCGAATTCTGGGCGCGTTGCATGAGCCGGTTTTTCATGGAAGCGTATCTGGATACAGTTCGGGGCAGCTCGTTCATTCCTGACGATCCCGACGATTTGCAAATGATGCTGGATACCTATCTGCTCGAAAAAGCCATCTCGGATTTAAATCGGGAGTTGAGTCATCGTCCCGATTGGGTACGCGTGCCGTTGCAGCTTATTCAATCGATTATAGACCGGTCGGGCACGCCAACGAAAGAGTTTGTGCCTGAGACAGTTGATGGGATAGGGTCGTTCTAA
- a CDS encoding bifunctional alpha,alpha-trehalose-phosphate synthase (UDP-forming)/trehalose-phosphatase, producing MTTSKTPFKRLIIVSYRLPFTVREKQEGYELVQNSGGLVSAVLSMAGQMGQSSDGLPTKIHWVGHADSAFQDVDASVFENETFVAHPVFIDETVHTGFYYGFSNDLVWPLFHYFPSYASFRESDFEHYQQANTCFMDVLNNLIEPGDLIWIHDFQLMLLPDKVRQAIPDASIGYFFHIPFPTYEIIKLLPRAWRQELLRGVLGADVVGFHTADYVQHFMQSVAEVLELPIIGQRIVLADRSLLVKEFPISIDFNKFDQSSQDDDVIQTRLRDQAMLRHNRLIFSVDRLDYTKGIMYRLRGFERFLVQHPEWHDQVTFVMTVVPSRDKIGQYQELKREIEETVGRINGLFGTIGWRPIVYMYSSLSFTELMALYTACDVALITPLRDGMNLVCKEFIASRHDHRGVLILSELAGAAQELREAIIINPTDTQEVADAIQQGLTMPEAEQEQRLIIMRKHLQNNNVFRWSHDFLSAFQSARESESELETDLPIASFVSSFEQAQQRLLLFDFDGTLAPIVNDPALACPSDALKKTIQRLAETSDVVVISGRNRAFLEKTFAGIPVYLVAEHGAFLQKPDQPWERLDLSSDDWVASVRAMMAPYVERAPGSFIEEKETSIAWHYRKSELDDIENQAVDLVTQLRSASYSIPLTIIQGSKVVEVKTAQHSKGTVANAIFEQKPYDFIVSIGDDTTDEDMFRQLPNWAYTVKVGAGISFARYRLARQRDVEMLLERMSEVVVEMP from the coding sequence ATGACAACATCTAAAACTCCGTTTAAACGCCTGATTATTGTTTCCTATCGATTACCGTTTACCGTCAGGGAAAAGCAGGAAGGTTATGAACTGGTCCAGAATTCGGGAGGTCTGGTATCGGCCGTTTTGTCGATGGCCGGGCAGATGGGTCAGTCGTCCGATGGCTTACCGACCAAAATTCACTGGGTAGGCCATGCCGATTCGGCCTTTCAGGATGTGGATGCGTCGGTTTTTGAGAACGAAACGTTTGTGGCTCATCCGGTTTTTATCGATGAAACGGTTCACACGGGCTTTTACTACGGATTTAGCAATGATCTTGTCTGGCCCTTATTCCATTATTTTCCGTCGTATGCTTCCTTTCGGGAAAGTGATTTCGAGCACTACCAACAGGCCAACACTTGTTTTATGGATGTTCTGAATAACCTGATCGAACCCGGCGACCTAATCTGGATTCACGATTTTCAACTGATGCTATTGCCTGATAAGGTGCGTCAGGCAATTCCCGACGCGTCGATTGGGTATTTTTTCCACATCCCATTTCCAACGTATGAAATCATCAAGCTCCTACCTCGTGCCTGGCGACAGGAGTTGTTAAGAGGGGTTCTGGGTGCCGATGTCGTTGGGTTTCATACGGCCGATTATGTGCAGCACTTTATGCAGAGCGTAGCCGAAGTGCTGGAGCTGCCCATTATTGGTCAACGGATTGTGTTAGCCGATCGATCGCTGCTGGTCAAAGAGTTTCCCATCAGTATCGATTTCAATAAGTTCGATCAAAGCAGCCAGGATGACGATGTTATCCAGACCCGGTTGCGCGACCAGGCTATGCTTCGTCATAACCGCCTTATTTTTTCGGTTGATCGGCTCGATTATACGAAAGGAATCATGTATCGATTGCGGGGCTTTGAGCGGTTTCTGGTCCAGCATCCCGAATGGCATGACCAGGTTACGTTTGTGATGACGGTGGTGCCCTCGCGCGATAAAATCGGTCAATACCAGGAACTTAAACGCGAAATCGAGGAAACAGTTGGCCGGATCAATGGGCTATTTGGTACCATAGGCTGGCGACCTATTGTCTATATGTATTCGTCGCTCTCGTTTACCGAACTAATGGCGCTCTATACTGCCTGTGACGTTGCCCTGATTACCCCTCTTCGCGACGGAATGAATCTGGTCTGCAAAGAATTCATTGCCAGTCGGCACGACCATCGGGGTGTACTGATTCTGAGCGAGCTGGCTGGAGCAGCACAGGAGCTTCGGGAGGCTATCATTATCAATCCGACCGATACACAGGAAGTCGCTGATGCCATTCAGCAGGGGCTTACCATGCCCGAAGCCGAGCAGGAGCAGCGGCTGATAATCATGCGTAAGCACCTGCAAAATAATAATGTGTTCCGCTGGAGTCATGATTTTCTATCGGCGTTTCAGAGTGCTCGCGAAAGTGAGTCTGAGCTGGAAACGGATCTGCCAATTGCTTCATTTGTCAGTTCGTTCGAACAGGCTCAGCAGCGTCTGCTCCTGTTCGATTTCGATGGTACCCTGGCACCCATTGTAAATGATCCAGCGCTGGCTTGTCCTTCTGATGCCTTAAAGAAAACCATTCAGCGCTTGGCCGAAACCAGCGATGTGGTTGTTATCAGTGGTCGTAATCGGGCGTTTCTGGAAAAAACATTCGCGGGTATTCCAGTTTACCTGGTTGCCGAACACGGCGCTTTTCTTCAAAAACCAGACCAGCCCTGGGAACGACTTGATTTATCAAGTGATGACTGGGTCGCTTCGGTTCGGGCGATGATGGCTCCCTATGTTGAACGAGCCCCCGGCTCATTCATCGAGGAAAAAGAAACTTCTATTGCCTGGCATTATCGAAAAAGTGAACTTGATGATATTGAAAATCAGGCGGTTGATTTGGTTACTCAATTGCGAAGTGCTTCCTATTCAATACCATTGACGATTATTCAGGGGAGTAAAGTGGTAGAGGTTAAAACCGCACAACATAGCAAGGGCACCGTTGCCAATGCCATTTTTGAGCAAAAACCCTATGATTTTATCGTGAGTATTGGCGACGATACCACCGATGAGGATATGTTTCGGCAGTTACCCAACTGGGCGTATACCGTAAAAGTAGGCGCTGGAATTTCATTTGCCCGTTACCGCCTGGCACGGCAACGCGATGTCGAAATGCTGTTGGAGCGAATGAGTGAGGTTGTAGTCGAAATGCCCTAA
- a CDS encoding response regulator transcription factor, with amino-acid sequence MKLLVVEDEAKTLQAIQQGLEESQFEVDIAYDGLIAKRLALKNNYAAIITDLILPGLNGYELCRQLRAEGLTTPILILTALGETDDKVMGFDAGADQYLTKPFQFTELLARVRALTKRGTQVAMTAQTLRYGGIEMNLDAKTVTRDDKPIDLTAREFALLEFLMRNQGRVLSKPAIAEHVWDLNFDTGTNVVEVYINYLRKKIDKDFPKKLIHTQFGMGYMFKEE; translated from the coding sequence ATGAAACTATTAGTAGTAGAAGATGAGGCCAAGACACTTCAGGCCATTCAACAGGGACTGGAAGAAAGCCAGTTTGAGGTCGATATTGCCTATGATGGATTGATTGCCAAACGGTTGGCGTTAAAAAACAACTATGCCGCCATAATTACAGATCTGATTTTGCCTGGTCTTAATGGCTATGAACTCTGTCGTCAGCTTCGGGCTGAAGGACTTACTACACCCATTCTGATTCTGACGGCACTGGGCGAAACGGATGATAAGGTTATGGGCTTCGATGCCGGAGCCGATCAATACCTAACCAAGCCCTTCCAGTTTACTGAGTTACTGGCCCGAGTTCGGGCACTGACCAAGCGGGGTACGCAGGTTGCCATGACCGCCCAGACCTTACGCTATGGAGGTATCGAAATGAATCTGGATGCTAAAACCGTTACCCGCGACGACAAACCGATTGATCTGACGGCGAGGGAGTTTGCGTTGCTGGAGTTTCTGATGCGTAACCAGGGACGGGTACTTTCCAAACCGGCCATTGCCGAACACGTCTGGGATTTGAATTTCGACACGGGGACCAATGTCGTCGAAGTTTATATCAACTACCTCCGCAAAAAAATCGATAAAGACTTCCCTAAGAAGCTGATCCATACCCAGTTTGGCATGGGTTACATGTTTAAGGAAGAATGA
- a CDS encoding HAMP domain-containing sensor histidine kinase — translation MTIRNRLTIRFTGLVSSILLLAFVSIYAFCWYFISSDFYRRLDRKANTIGDMLIRHRLNTDLIRQLTRIRKDQLPNQKIIAFDQRDSIILSTNEAITLPLPQAILSDIRQVREKAFRQDKYYVVGTRFMTASGQFVVIASAENMYGDEFLRRLLWSLTGLFCLIVAITAFSGWFFADDALRPVQAMDRTLNAIFPKNRDERLPLHHDNDEISRLSQTINQLLDRVNESFRLQRMFVANVSHELKNPLTLISSQLEVSLLNERGPEAYRQTIRSVLQDVTELASLTHELLRLSQLNQNDAVSLLTDRVRVDEIVWDVRAQVKTINPLYAVTVQLGALPEEPDQLSVQGNKTLLETALKNLTENACKFSDDGRAEVNVDFQDAAVTIRIQNQGKPIPTADLPYIFEPFYRSSKTAEVRGYGIGLSLVERIVRLHRGHVQVSSSAGQPTVFSIILPRQ, via the coding sequence ATGACTATTCGAAACCGTTTGACGATACGCTTTACCGGACTGGTTTCCAGTATTTTATTGCTGGCATTTGTGAGTATATACGCCTTTTGCTGGTATTTCATTTCGTCGGACTTTTACCGTCGACTCGATCGGAAAGCCAACACAATTGGTGATATGCTGATTCGGCATCGGTTGAATACTGATCTGATTCGGCAATTGACCCGAATTCGGAAAGATCAGCTACCCAACCAAAAGATCATTGCGTTCGACCAGCGGGATTCCATTATTTTATCGACTAACGAAGCGATTACACTACCCCTTCCTCAAGCTATACTGAGCGATATTCGTCAGGTTCGGGAGAAGGCATTCCGCCAGGATAAGTACTATGTGGTTGGTACCCGGTTCATGACGGCATCTGGCCAATTTGTAGTCATTGCCAGTGCGGAGAACATGTACGGCGATGAATTTTTACGGCGGTTACTCTGGTCGCTGACGGGCCTTTTCTGCCTGATTGTAGCTATTACGGCTTTTTCAGGCTGGTTTTTTGCCGACGATGCTTTACGCCCGGTGCAGGCTATGGACCGCACACTCAATGCCATTTTTCCCAAAAACCGCGACGAACGATTGCCGTTGCACCACGACAATGACGAAATAAGCCGTTTATCGCAAACCATCAATCAACTGCTGGACCGAGTCAACGAATCGTTTCGACTGCAACGGATGTTTGTCGCCAATGTGTCGCATGAACTTAAAAACCCGCTTACCCTCATCAGTTCACAACTGGAAGTTAGCCTGCTGAATGAGCGAGGCCCTGAAGCCTATCGGCAGACCATTCGCTCCGTGTTGCAGGATGTTACTGAGTTGGCCAGTTTAACGCATGAACTGCTTCGACTCTCACAGCTAAACCAAAATGATGCTGTTAGCTTACTGACCGATCGAGTTCGCGTTGATGAAATTGTTTGGGATGTGCGTGCCCAGGTAAAAACCATCAATCCATTGTATGCTGTCACGGTTCAACTCGGCGCATTGCCCGAAGAGCCTGATCAATTATCCGTTCAGGGCAATAAAACGTTGCTGGAAACAGCCCTGAAAAACCTGACTGAAAACGCCTGTAAATTCTCGGATGATGGTAGGGCAGAGGTAAATGTAGATTTCCAGGATGCCGCTGTTACCATCCGCATCCAGAACCAGGGGAAGCCAATCCCTACGGCTGATTTGCCGTATATTTTTGAGCCCTTTTACCGAAGCAGCAAAACGGCTGAGGTGCGCGGGTATGGGATTGGTCTGTCGCTTGTAGAACGTATCGTTCGGTTGCATCGGGGGCATGTGCAGGTCAGTTCATCGGCAGGTCAACCGACCGTATTCAGTATTATTCTTCCCCGGCAATAG